Proteins encoded within one genomic window of Tamandua tetradactyla isolate mTamTet1 chromosome 11, mTamTet1.pri, whole genome shotgun sequence:
- the C11H6orf120 gene encoding UPF0669 protein C6orf120 homolog, protein MAVPWKRAFLILLASQAASLVKCFEEDDVPEEWILLHVVQGQIGAGNYSYLRLNHEGKIILKMQSLRGDADLYVSDSTPHPSFDEYELQSVTCGQDIVFIPAHFQRPVGIGIYGHPSHHESEFEMKVYYDRTIEQYPFDEIALYSDGTDSSQKHAYAPEDVSQEEESVLWTVLISILKLVLEILF, encoded by the coding sequence ATGGCAGTTCCCTGGAAGAGGGCCTTTCTAATACTTCTAGCATCTCAAGCTGCGTCCTTAGTGAAGTGCTTTGAAGAGGACGACGTTCCAGAAGAATGGATCCTTCTGCATGTTGTTCAGGGTCAGATAGGAGCTGGGAATTACAGCTACTTGAGATTAAATCATGAGGGAAAGATAATTCTTAAAATGCAGAGTTTAAGAGGCGATGCAGACCTCTATGTATCGgacagcaccccccaccccagctttgACGAGTATGAATTACAGTCCGTTACTTGTGGCCAGGACATTGTGTTTATACCAGCACACTTCCAACGCCCCGTGGGAATAGGCATCTATGGACATCCTTCTCACCACGAGAGTGAATTTGAAATGAAAGTATATTATGATAGAACAATCGAACAGTACCCATTTGATGAGATTGCTCTTTATTCAGATGGTACAGATTCAAGTCAGAAACACGCTTACGCCCCAGAAGATGTATCTCAAGAAGAGGAATCCGTTCTTTGGACCGTATTAATTAGTATTTTGAAACTGGTACTTGAAATTCTTTTCTGA